One Balaenoptera ricei isolate mBalRic1 chromosome 16, mBalRic1.hap2, whole genome shotgun sequence genomic window carries:
- the LDB1 gene encoding LIM domain-binding protein 1 isoform X2, with amino-acid sequence MSVGCACPGCSSKSFKLYSPKEPPNGNAFPPFHPGTMLDRDVGPTPMYPPTYLEPGIGRHTPYGNQTDYRIFELNKRLQNWTEECDNLWWDAFTTEFFEDDAMLTITFCLEDGPKRYTIGRTLIPRYFRSIFEGGATELYYVLKHPKEAFHSNFVSLDCDQGSMVTQHGKPMFTQVCVEGRLYLEFMFDDMMRIKTWHFSIRQHRELIPRSILAMHAQDPQMLDQLSKNITRCGLSNSTLNYLRLCVILEPMQELMSRHKTYSLSPRDCLKTCLFQKWQRMVAPPAEPARQQPSKRRKRKMSGGSTMSSGGGNTNNSNSKKKSPASTFALSSQDVMVVGEPTLMGGEFGDEDERLITRLENTQFDAANGIDDEDSFNNSPALGANSPWNSKPPSSQESKSENPTSQASQ; translated from the exons ATGTCAGTGGGCTGTGCCTGTCCTG gTTGTTCCTCAAAGTCATTCAAGCTGTACTCGCCCAAGGAGCCTCCGAACGGCAACgcctttcctcccttccatccCGGCACCATGCTAGATCGGGATGTGGG CCCAACTCCCATGTACCCGCCTACCTACCTGGAGCCTGGGATTGG GAGGCACACACCATATGGCAACCAAACTGACTACAGGATATTCGAGCTTAACAAACGGCTTCAAAACTGGACAGAG GAGTGTGACAATCTCTGGTGGGATGCTTTCACAACTGAGTTCTTTGAGGATGATGCCATGTTAACCATCACTTTCTGCCTGGAAGATGGACCAAAGAGATATA CCATTGGCCGGACCCTGATCCCACGCTACTTCCGCAGCATCTTTGAGGGGGGTGCTACAGAGCTCTACTATGTACTTAAGCACCCCAAGGAGGCATTCCACAGCAACTTTGTTTCCCTCGACTGTGACCAGGGCAGCATGGTGACCCAGCATGGCAAACCTATGTTTACCCAG GTTTGTGTGGAGGGCCGGTTGTACCTGGAGTTCATGTTTGACGACATGATGCGGATAAAGACGTGGCACTTCAGCATCCGACAGCACCGAGAGCTCATCCCCCGCAGCATCCTTGCCATGCAT GCCCAGGACCCCCAGATGTTGGATCAGCTCTCCAAAAACATCACCCGGTGTGGGCTGTCCAATTCCACTCTCAACTACCTCCGA CTCTGTGTGATACTCGAGCCCATGCAGGAGCTCATGTCCCGCCACAAGACCTACAGCCTCAGCCCCCGTGACTGTCTCAAGACCTGCCTCTTCCAGAAGTGGCAGCGCATGGTAGCACCCCCTG CGGAGCCTGCACGGCAGCAGCCCAGCAAACGGCGGAAAAGGAAGATGTCAGGGGGCAGCACCATGAGCTCGGGGGGCGGCAACaccaacaacagcaacagcaagaAGAAAAGCCCAGCCAGCACCTTCGCCCTCTCCAGCCAG GATGTGATGGTGGTGGGGGAGCCCACCCTGATGGGCGGGGAGTTCGGGGACGAGGACGAGAGGCTCATCACCCGGCTGGAGAACACCCAGTTTGACGCGGCCAACGGCATTGACGACGAGGACAGCTTTAACAACTCCCCTGCCCTGGGCGCCAACAGCCCCTGGAACAGCAAGCCTCCGTCCAGCCAAGAGAGCAAATCGGAGAACCCCACGTCACAGGCCTCCCAGTAA
- the LDB1 gene encoding LIM domain-binding protein 1 isoform X1, with the protein MSVGCACPGCSSKSFKLYSPKEPPNGNAFPPFHPGTMLDRDVGPTPMYPPTYLEPGIGRHTPYGNQTDYRIFELNKRLQNWTEECDNLWWDAFTTEFFEDDAMLTITFCLEDGPKRYTIGRTLIPRYFRSIFEGGATELYYVLKHPKEAFHSNFVSLDCDQGSMVTQHGKPMFTQVCVEGRLYLEFMFDDMMRIKTWHFSIRQHRELIPRSILAMHAQDPQMLDQLSKNITRCGLSNSTLNYLRLCVILEPMQELMSRHKTYSLSPRDCLKTCLFQKWQRMVAPPAEPARQQPSKRRKRKMSGGSTMSSGGGNTNNSNSKKKSPASTFALSSQVPDVMVVGEPTLMGGEFGDEDERLITRLENTQFDAANGIDDEDSFNNSPALGANSPWNSKPPSSQESKSENPTSQASQ; encoded by the exons ATGTCAGTGGGCTGTGCCTGTCCTG gTTGTTCCTCAAAGTCATTCAAGCTGTACTCGCCCAAGGAGCCTCCGAACGGCAACgcctttcctcccttccatccCGGCACCATGCTAGATCGGGATGTGGG CCCAACTCCCATGTACCCGCCTACCTACCTGGAGCCTGGGATTGG GAGGCACACACCATATGGCAACCAAACTGACTACAGGATATTCGAGCTTAACAAACGGCTTCAAAACTGGACAGAG GAGTGTGACAATCTCTGGTGGGATGCTTTCACAACTGAGTTCTTTGAGGATGATGCCATGTTAACCATCACTTTCTGCCTGGAAGATGGACCAAAGAGATATA CCATTGGCCGGACCCTGATCCCACGCTACTTCCGCAGCATCTTTGAGGGGGGTGCTACAGAGCTCTACTATGTACTTAAGCACCCCAAGGAGGCATTCCACAGCAACTTTGTTTCCCTCGACTGTGACCAGGGCAGCATGGTGACCCAGCATGGCAAACCTATGTTTACCCAG GTTTGTGTGGAGGGCCGGTTGTACCTGGAGTTCATGTTTGACGACATGATGCGGATAAAGACGTGGCACTTCAGCATCCGACAGCACCGAGAGCTCATCCCCCGCAGCATCCTTGCCATGCAT GCCCAGGACCCCCAGATGTTGGATCAGCTCTCCAAAAACATCACCCGGTGTGGGCTGTCCAATTCCACTCTCAACTACCTCCGA CTCTGTGTGATACTCGAGCCCATGCAGGAGCTCATGTCCCGCCACAAGACCTACAGCCTCAGCCCCCGTGACTGTCTCAAGACCTGCCTCTTCCAGAAGTGGCAGCGCATGGTAGCACCCCCTG CGGAGCCTGCACGGCAGCAGCCCAGCAAACGGCGGAAAAGGAAGATGTCAGGGGGCAGCACCATGAGCTCGGGGGGCGGCAACaccaacaacagcaacagcaagaAGAAAAGCCCAGCCAGCACCTTCGCCCTCTCCAGCCAGGTACCT GATGTGATGGTGGTGGGGGAGCCCACCCTGATGGGCGGGGAGTTCGGGGACGAGGACGAGAGGCTCATCACCCGGCTGGAGAACACCCAGTTTGACGCGGCCAACGGCATTGACGACGAGGACAGCTTTAACAACTCCCCTGCCCTGGGCGCCAACAGCCCCTGGAACAGCAAGCCTCCGTCCAGCCAAGAGAGCAAATCGGAGAACCCCACGTCACAGGCCTCCCAGTAA
- the LDB1 gene encoding LIM domain-binding protein 1 isoform X3, whose amino-acid sequence MLDRDVGPTPMYPPTYLEPGIGRHTPYGNQTDYRIFELNKRLQNWTEECDNLWWDAFTTEFFEDDAMLTITFCLEDGPKRYTIGRTLIPRYFRSIFEGGATELYYVLKHPKEAFHSNFVSLDCDQGSMVTQHGKPMFTQVCVEGRLYLEFMFDDMMRIKTWHFSIRQHRELIPRSILAMHAQDPQMLDQLSKNITRCGLSNSTLNYLRLCVILEPMQELMSRHKTYSLSPRDCLKTCLFQKWQRMVAPPAEPARQQPSKRRKRKMSGGSTMSSGGGNTNNSNSKKKSPASTFALSSQVPDVMVVGEPTLMGGEFGDEDERLITRLENTQFDAANGIDDEDSFNNSPALGANSPWNSKPPSSQESKSENPTSQASQ is encoded by the exons ATGCTAGATCGGGATGTGGG CCCAACTCCCATGTACCCGCCTACCTACCTGGAGCCTGGGATTGG GAGGCACACACCATATGGCAACCAAACTGACTACAGGATATTCGAGCTTAACAAACGGCTTCAAAACTGGACAGAG GAGTGTGACAATCTCTGGTGGGATGCTTTCACAACTGAGTTCTTTGAGGATGATGCCATGTTAACCATCACTTTCTGCCTGGAAGATGGACCAAAGAGATATA CCATTGGCCGGACCCTGATCCCACGCTACTTCCGCAGCATCTTTGAGGGGGGTGCTACAGAGCTCTACTATGTACTTAAGCACCCCAAGGAGGCATTCCACAGCAACTTTGTTTCCCTCGACTGTGACCAGGGCAGCATGGTGACCCAGCATGGCAAACCTATGTTTACCCAG GTTTGTGTGGAGGGCCGGTTGTACCTGGAGTTCATGTTTGACGACATGATGCGGATAAAGACGTGGCACTTCAGCATCCGACAGCACCGAGAGCTCATCCCCCGCAGCATCCTTGCCATGCAT GCCCAGGACCCCCAGATGTTGGATCAGCTCTCCAAAAACATCACCCGGTGTGGGCTGTCCAATTCCACTCTCAACTACCTCCGA CTCTGTGTGATACTCGAGCCCATGCAGGAGCTCATGTCCCGCCACAAGACCTACAGCCTCAGCCCCCGTGACTGTCTCAAGACCTGCCTCTTCCAGAAGTGGCAGCGCATGGTAGCACCCCCTG CGGAGCCTGCACGGCAGCAGCCCAGCAAACGGCGGAAAAGGAAGATGTCAGGGGGCAGCACCATGAGCTCGGGGGGCGGCAACaccaacaacagcaacagcaagaAGAAAAGCCCAGCCAGCACCTTCGCCCTCTCCAGCCAGGTACCT GATGTGATGGTGGTGGGGGAGCCCACCCTGATGGGCGGGGAGTTCGGGGACGAGGACGAGAGGCTCATCACCCGGCTGGAGAACACCCAGTTTGACGCGGCCAACGGCATTGACGACGAGGACAGCTTTAACAACTCCCCTGCCCTGGGCGCCAACAGCCCCTGGAACAGCAAGCCTCCGTCCAGCCAAGAGAGCAAATCGGAGAACCCCACGTCACAGGCCTCCCAGTAA